From the genome of Pseudomonas yamanorum, one region includes:
- a CDS encoding Hcp family type VI secretion system effector has translation MPTPAYLSITGTKQGLITASTFTQDSVGNIYQEGHENQILVQGFQHQVIIPRDPQSGQPTGQRVHKPLMISKVFDKSSPLLFNALTSGEMVKCRLEWYRTSSVGTQEHYFTIELEDAILVDIQSRMPNCQDPNNSHFTHLEDVYFAYRKILWTHKVCGTSGHDDWRNPVAG, from the coding sequence ATGCCAACACCCGCGTATCTCTCCATCACCGGCACCAAGCAAGGCTTGATTACGGCAAGCACATTCACCCAGGACTCGGTCGGCAACATCTATCAGGAAGGCCACGAAAACCAGATTCTGGTGCAGGGGTTCCAGCATCAGGTGATCATTCCCCGTGATCCACAGTCCGGCCAGCCCACCGGCCAGCGAGTGCACAAGCCCCTGATGATCAGCAAGGTATTCGATAAGTCTTCGCCACTGCTGTTCAACGCATTGACCTCCGGGGAAATGGTCAAGTGCCGCCTTGAGTGGTACCGCACCTCTTCAGTCGGCACCCAGGAGCACTACTTCACCATCGAGCTGGAGGACGCGATTCTGGTGGACATCCAGTCACGGATGCCCAACTGCCAGGACCCGAACAATTCGCACTTCACACATCTGGAGGATGTGTATTTCGCTTACCGGAAAATCCTCTGGACCCATAAGGTATGCGGCACCTCAGGCCATGATGACTGGCGCAACCCGGTAGCTGGCTAA
- a CDS encoding aminotransferase, producing MTLPNPAFFAQFDHEQLDAADKAHYMHGFHMFDEHREQGSLNIAAGDGAYIYDTAGNRYLDAVGGMWCTNIGLGREEMADAIANQVRQLAYSNPFCDMANVTAIELCAKLASLAPGDLDHVFLTTGGSTAVDTAYRLVQFYQNSRGKHAKKHIISRFSAYHGSTFLTMSIGNKAADRAPEFDFMSDLFHHISCPNYYRAPEGMSEAQFLDFLVDEFEDKILTIGADKVAAFFAEPIMGSGGVIIPPKGYHRRMWEICQRYDLLYVADEVVTSFGRLGKFFASQEVFDMQPDIITTAKGLTSGYLPLGACIFSDRIWQVIGEPGKGRCFTHGFTYSGHPVSCVAALKNIEIIERENLLAHVEDVGVYLEQRLQTLASLPLVGDVRCQRLMACIEFVADKHTKALLPDAVNIGEKIHLRAQARGLLVRPIGHLNVMSPPLIITHAQVDEVVEILRQCILDTAEELRQSGEYQGR from the coding sequence ATGACCCTGCCAAATCCTGCTTTTTTCGCCCAGTTCGACCACGAGCAACTGGACGCCGCCGACAAGGCCCATTACATGCACGGCTTCCATATGTTCGATGAGCACCGTGAGCAAGGCTCGCTGAACATCGCGGCCGGTGACGGCGCCTACATCTACGACACCGCCGGCAACCGTTACCTGGATGCCGTCGGCGGCATGTGGTGCACGAATATCGGCCTGGGCCGCGAGGAAATGGCCGACGCCATCGCCAATCAGGTGCGCCAGTTGGCCTACTCCAACCCGTTCTGCGACATGGCCAACGTCACCGCCATCGAACTGTGCGCCAAGCTCGCCAGCCTGGCCCCCGGCGACCTCGACCATGTGTTCCTGACCACCGGCGGTTCCACGGCTGTCGATACCGCCTATCGTCTGGTGCAGTTCTATCAGAACAGCCGCGGCAAGCATGCGAAGAAACACATCATCTCGCGCTTCAGTGCGTACCACGGCTCGACATTCCTCACGATGTCCATCGGCAACAAGGCCGCCGACCGCGCGCCGGAATTCGACTTCATGAGCGACCTGTTCCACCACATCTCCTGCCCCAACTACTACCGGGCGCCGGAGGGCATGAGCGAAGCGCAGTTCCTCGACTTCCTGGTGGATGAGTTCGAAGACAAAATCCTGACTATCGGCGCCGACAAGGTGGCCGCGTTCTTTGCCGAACCGATCATGGGCTCGGGCGGCGTGATCATTCCGCCGAAGGGTTATCACCGGCGCATGTGGGAAATCTGCCAACGCTACGACCTGCTGTACGTGGCGGATGAAGTGGTGACGTCCTTCGGCCGGCTGGGAAAATTCTTCGCCTCCCAGGAGGTGTTCGACATGCAGCCGGACATCATCACCACCGCCAAGGGCCTGACTTCCGGCTACCTGCCGTTGGGCGCGTGTATTTTCTCGGACCGCATCTGGCAAGTGATCGGCGAGCCGGGCAAGGGCCGTTGCTTTACCCATGGCTTCACTTACAGCGGTCATCCGGTGAGTTGCGTGGCGGCACTGAAGAACATCGAGATCATCGAGCGGGAAAACCTGCTGGCTCATGTCGAGGATGTCGGCGTGTACCTCGAACAGCGCCTGCAAACCCTGGCCAGCCTGCCGTTGGTGGGCGACGTACGCTGCCAGCGCTTGATGGCCTGCATTGAGTTTGTCGCCGACAAACACACCAAGGCGCTGCTGCCGGACGCGGTGAACATCGGCGAGAAGATCCACCTGCGGGCCCAGGCCAGAGGCTTGCTGGTACGGCCCATCGGCCACCTGAATGTGATGTCGCCGCCGCTGATTATCACCCATGCACAAGTGGATGAAGTGGTGGAGATCCTGCGCCAGTGCATCCTCGACACCGCCGAAGAGCTGCGCCAAAGCGGCGAGTATCAAGGCCGATGA
- a CDS encoding DUF1543 domain-containing protein — MLFVVMLGGKHPRAKIEVHDVVFAVADTLEAAYPQLREGWFGSQKGVHIDSWMTVDGVDGWKVHLSHLAPNAGAPRLYFINLGGYESNIFGEAHHYLLVVARTAREAAAQGKRQMLTHWTQPHTDGVLDIDDCLPIDLVDGRYIHLEQGVHRPVVTRNDYIVLP, encoded by the coding sequence ATGCTGTTTGTGGTCATGCTTGGGGGCAAGCACCCCCGGGCGAAAATCGAAGTGCATGATGTGGTATTCGCCGTGGCCGACACCCTGGAAGCCGCCTACCCGCAACTGCGCGAGGGCTGGTTTGGCAGCCAGAAAGGTGTGCATATCGATTCCTGGATGACGGTGGACGGCGTCGACGGCTGGAAAGTCCACCTCAGCCACCTGGCACCTAACGCCGGTGCGCCGCGCCTGTACTTCATCAACCTGGGCGGTTATGAATCGAACATCTTTGGCGAAGCCCACCACTACCTGTTGGTGGTTGCGCGCACGGCCAGGGAAGCCGCGGCCCAAGGCAAACGGCAGATGCTCACCCACTGGACCCAACCCCATACCGACGGTGTGCTGGATATCGACGACTGCCTGCCCATCGACCTGGTAGACGGACGCTATATCCACCTGGAACAGGGCGTTCACCGCCCGGTCGTCACGCGAAACGACTACATCGTACTGCCCTGA
- a CDS encoding peptidylprolyl isomerase has product MAKATARHILVATEDKCNELKAQIEGGADFAEVAKANSSCPSSRQGGDLGSFGPGQMVKEFDTVVFSAPVNTVQGPVKTQFGYHLLEVTSRQD; this is encoded by the coding sequence ATGGCCAAAGCCACCGCCCGTCACATCCTGGTTGCCACCGAAGACAAGTGCAACGAACTGAAAGCACAGATCGAAGGCGGCGCTGATTTCGCCGAAGTTGCCAAAGCCAACTCGTCCTGCCCGTCCAGCCGTCAAGGCGGCGACCTGGGCTCGTTCGGCCCGGGCCAAATGGTTAAAGAATTCGATACCGTCGTATTCAGCGCCCCGGTCAACACCGTGCAAGGCCCAGTGAAAACCCAGTTCGGTTATCACCTGCTGGAAGTGACCAGCCGTCAGGACTGA
- a CDS encoding polyamine ABC transporter substrate-binding protein: MHKAVIALFSAVLLASTSLSQAADDPDNTLRIYNWADYIGEHTLTDFEKASGIKVIYDTYDSYETVQGKLLSGRSGYDLVVLNASLVPLLIKAKAFQPLNKTLLPDWNNLDPQVLKSLETHDPGVTYSAPYTWGSNGVTYNIDKIKERMPDAPIGSLAMIFDPKIVSRFADCGITFMDSPTDMIPLALTYLGLDPNSVAPKDLKAAQDVLMAVRPYIRKFDSSGFINGLANGELCMATTWSGDYATSQARAAEAGAKVNLGYFIPKEGSLIWFDNFYIPTDAPHVANAHKFIEFLLQPEVIAGVSNTIHYANSNLASKPFVNADIRDNPAIYPDAATMQRLFTQKSQSQAAVRLITRTWNAVKTGK, translated from the coding sequence ATGCATAAAGCCGTTATCGCCCTGTTCAGCGCTGTCTTGCTTGCATCCACGTCCCTCAGCCAGGCCGCTGACGACCCGGACAACACCTTGCGCATCTACAACTGGGCCGATTACATCGGGGAACACACCCTCACCGACTTCGAGAAAGCCAGCGGCATCAAGGTGATCTACGACACCTACGACTCCTACGAAACCGTGCAGGGCAAGCTGCTCTCCGGGCGCTCGGGTTATGACCTGGTGGTGCTCAACGCGTCCCTGGTGCCGCTGCTGATCAAGGCCAAGGCCTTCCAGCCCCTCAACAAAACGCTGTTGCCCGACTGGAACAACCTCGACCCTCAGGTGCTGAAAAGCCTGGAAACCCATGATCCGGGCGTGACCTATTCGGCGCCCTACACCTGGGGCAGCAACGGCGTGACCTACAACATCGACAAGATCAAGGAACGCATGCCGGATGCGCCTATCGGCTCCCTGGCGATGATCTTCGACCCCAAGATCGTTTCGCGCTTTGCCGACTGCGGCATCACCTTCATGGACTCCCCTACCGACATGATCCCGCTGGCCCTGACCTATCTCGGCCTGGACCCCAACAGTGTGGCGCCCAAAGACCTCAAGGCCGCCCAGGATGTACTGATGGCCGTACGCCCGTACATCCGCAAATTCGATTCCAGCGGCTTTATCAACGGCCTGGCCAACGGCGAGTTGTGCATGGCCACGACCTGGTCCGGCGACTACGCCACTTCACAGGCCCGGGCCGCGGAAGCCGGGGCCAAGGTCAACCTGGGTTACTTCATCCCCAAGGAAGGCTCGCTGATCTGGTTCGATAACTTCTACATCCCGACCGACGCGCCCCATGTGGCGAATGCCCACAAGTTCATCGAATTCCTCCTGCAACCGGAAGTCATCGCCGGCGTCAGCAACACCATTCACTACGCCAACAGCAACCTGGCGTCCAAGCCCTTTGTAAATGCGGACATACGCGACAACCCGGCCATCTACCCGGACGCGGCGACGATGCAGCGCTTGTTCACCCAGAAAAGCCAGTCCCAAGCCGCCGTGCGCCTGATCACCCGTACCTGGAACGCCGTGAAGACCGGCAAGTGA
- a CDS encoding response regulator transcription factor encodes MSQNADHCPAPSFQVLEAWNSALAHAFANVDEATFLEHLACALSALTPIESMMISLERQGQAPHLLYQQGIPRPHYEEIINRYFSRGYLLDPFCLAVDKGLAEGFYHLAQIAPDDFFNSEYYKTYYLRSGGAQESYYIVDLCPNSKISLCMFQGLSAGQFSDEQLALQRTAHPIVRELLRRFGTTGGLCKVISDEAFTQTQVHQQIEAAFMHFGSGVLTVREREIAHLILRGHSVKSTAQVLGISPETVRMHRKHLYTKLEINSQAELFALFIDWLTHSGVMARHT; translated from the coding sequence ATGAGCCAGAACGCCGATCACTGCCCTGCCCCGTCCTTCCAGGTGCTTGAAGCCTGGAACAGCGCGCTGGCCCACGCCTTCGCCAACGTCGACGAAGCGACCTTCCTTGAACACCTGGCCTGCGCCCTCAGTGCGCTGACCCCTATCGAATCGATGATGATCAGCCTGGAGCGCCAGGGCCAGGCGCCGCACTTGCTCTACCAGCAAGGCATCCCCCGGCCGCACTATGAAGAAATCATCAACCGCTACTTTTCCCGGGGCTACCTGCTGGACCCGTTCTGTCTCGCCGTAGACAAGGGCCTGGCCGAAGGTTTCTACCACCTGGCGCAAATCGCGCCGGACGATTTCTTCAACAGCGAGTACTACAAGACCTACTACCTGCGCAGCGGCGGCGCCCAGGAGAGCTACTACATCGTTGACCTGTGCCCCAACAGCAAGATTTCCCTGTGCATGTTCCAGGGGCTGAGTGCCGGCCAGTTCAGCGATGAACAACTGGCGCTGCAACGAACCGCCCACCCCATCGTGCGTGAACTGCTGCGGCGCTTCGGCACCACGGGCGGGCTGTGCAAGGTGATCAGCGACGAGGCTTTCACCCAGACCCAGGTGCATCAGCAGATTGAAGCGGCGTTCATGCATTTTGGCAGCGGCGTATTGACCGTGCGCGAACGGGAGATCGCCCACCTGATCCTGCGGGGGCACTCGGTGAAATCCACCGCGCAGGTGCTGGGCATTTCCCCGGAAACCGTGCGCATGCACCGCAAGCATTTGTATACCAAGCTTGAAATCAACTCCCAGGCGGAGCTGTTTGCGCTGTTTATCGATTGGCTGACCCACAGCGGCGTAATGGCCCGCCACACCTGA
- the tssB gene encoding type VI secretion system contractile sheath small subunit, producing MAKEGSVAPKERINITFKPAVGTAQEELELPLKLLVLGDFTQRADPRQLEDRKPVGIDKNTFDEVLAKQALSLTLSVPNRLQDSAELDELAIQVRINSMKDFNPAHLVEQIPELKKLMELRDALVALKGPLGNTPSFRKAIENALADDESRTRVLAELGLGSPAA from the coding sequence ATGGCGAAAGAAGGTTCGGTAGCCCCCAAGGAACGCATCAATATCACGTTCAAACCCGCCGTCGGTACTGCGCAGGAAGAGCTGGAGCTGCCGTTGAAACTGCTGGTGCTTGGCGACTTCACCCAGCGTGCAGACCCACGCCAACTCGAAGACCGCAAGCCCGTAGGGATCGACAAGAACACCTTTGACGAGGTGTTGGCCAAGCAAGCCTTGAGCTTGACCTTGAGCGTCCCCAATCGGCTCCAGGACTCTGCCGAGCTTGATGAGCTGGCGATCCAGGTCAGGATCAATTCGATGAAGGACTTCAATCCGGCACACCTGGTTGAGCAAATACCCGAGCTGAAAAAACTCATGGAGCTGCGTGATGCACTCGTGGCGCTCAAGGGGCCGCTGGGCAACACGCCGAGCTTTCGAAAGGCGATTGAAAACGCGCTTGCCGATGACGAGTCCCGCACCCGGGTATTGGCTGAATTGGGGCTGGGTAGCCCCGCCGCATGA
- a CDS encoding aldo/keto reductase — MRTIDLAGVPVPVIGQGTWRMGEHPGQRSAEVAALQLGIDEGMTLIDTAEMYGEGGAEEVVGEAIRGKRDQVFLVSKVYPHNASRKGVPQACEASLQRLGTDYIDLYLLHWRGQYPLEETVEAFERLREAGKIGRWGVSNFDVADLQELASPACATNQVLYNIEERGIEFDLLPWWQQHNLPLMAYCPIAQGGELLASPTLKQIARRHEVTPAQVSLAWVLRQDGVIAIPKAVTPEHIRLNAAAAKLVLDEHDLDAIDRVFGAPKRKHPLAMV, encoded by the coding sequence ATGCGCACCATTGATCTGGCCGGCGTTCCCGTCCCTGTCATCGGCCAGGGGACCTGGCGCATGGGCGAACACCCCGGTCAACGCAGCGCCGAAGTGGCGGCGTTGCAACTGGGCATTGATGAGGGCATGACCCTGATCGATACCGCTGAAATGTATGGCGAAGGCGGCGCCGAAGAAGTCGTCGGCGAAGCGATTCGCGGTAAACGTGACCAGGTGTTCCTGGTCAGCAAGGTGTACCCGCACAATGCCAGCCGTAAAGGTGTTCCACAGGCATGTGAGGCCAGCCTCCAGCGCCTGGGCACCGACTACATCGACCTGTATCTGCTGCATTGGCGTGGGCAATACCCCCTTGAAGAAACGGTGGAAGCCTTCGAACGCTTGCGTGAGGCGGGCAAGATCGGTCGTTGGGGCGTGTCCAACTTTGATGTGGCCGACCTGCAGGAACTGGCGTCCCCGGCCTGCGCCACCAATCAGGTGCTCTACAACATTGAAGAGCGCGGTATCGAATTCGACCTGCTGCCGTGGTGGCAGCAACATAATTTGCCATTGATGGCCTACTGTCCCATCGCCCAGGGTGGCGAGCTGTTGGCCAGCCCGACCCTCAAGCAAATTGCCCGTCGACACGAGGTCACACCCGCCCAGGTTTCCCTGGCCTGGGTCTTGCGCCAGGACGGTGTGATCGCCATTCCCAAAGCTGTGACGCCCGAGCATATCCGGCTCAATGCCGCAGCGGCAAAGCTGGTGCTGGATGAGCACGACTTGGATGCGATTGATCGGGTTTTTGGTGCGCCGAAGCGCAAGCATCCGCTGGCGATGGTCTAG
- a CDS encoding extracellular solute-binding protein produces the protein MRVAFSTLLCSTLALLLASTAVIAAPQSALTVYGEPAKYQPGFTHFDYANPNAPKGGSLRRSAIEIGRYDHVLPYGDKGIGVSQVDGWLYSPLAQRSLDEPYTVYGLVAEKLERSDDGLSLRFYLNPKARFADGQPITAEDVRYTFDLLMTQGSLRYRTLFADVKHVEVEGPRQVRFDFSSNENRTLPLDVATLPVFPEHWWKTRNFADGGGYEIPLGSGPYTISKVDAGNTITFKRDPNWWGKDLPISRGLYNFDHLSLEYFGDTEVARQVLRGGAYDFNREFSATGYSIGYNGPALDDGRLQRAHLAKEAPQPAQGYVFNVQKPMFKDRRVRQALAMLWDFEWANRQMMRNMYIRQQSFFSNSPLAATQLPDAQELAILEPLRGQIPDEVFTQVFKAPTTDGTGMIRDKQLQALALLEQAGWKPDGDKLVNAEGEPLEFTFLNAQNGLERLLLPYKRNLAQIGITLNIRRIDSSQYVNRLMARDYDMIVTGFPVTTSPGMELYNYFGSAAAFDTGANNYMVLKDPAVDSLINGLVKANTQSQMLSYAHALDRVLQWNYLWIPNYYPPGTSAAWWNRFGRPAVEAKTDEALETWWEISPTPLTNEQMKAELTKRPGAH, from the coding sequence ATGCGAGTCGCTTTTTCTACCCTGCTTTGCTCCACCCTGGCCCTATTGCTGGCCAGCACCGCCGTGATCGCTGCGCCGCAATCGGCACTGACCGTGTACGGCGAACCGGCCAAATACCAACCCGGGTTCACCCATTTCGACTACGCCAACCCCAATGCCCCCAAGGGCGGCAGCTTGCGGCGTTCAGCGATCGAAATCGGGCGCTACGACCATGTATTGCCCTATGGCGACAAAGGCATCGGCGTCAGCCAGGTCGACGGTTGGCTGTATTCGCCCCTGGCCCAGCGTTCCCTGGATGAGCCCTACACGGTCTACGGCCTGGTGGCGGAAAAGCTGGAGCGGTCAGACGATGGTCTGTCCCTGCGTTTTTACCTGAACCCCAAGGCCCGTTTCGCCGATGGCCAGCCGATCACCGCCGAAGACGTGCGCTACACCTTCGACCTGCTGATGACCCAGGGCAGCCTGCGCTACCGCACGCTGTTCGCCGACGTCAAACACGTCGAAGTCGAAGGCCCGCGCCAGGTGCGCTTCGACTTCTCCAGCAACGAAAACCGCACCCTGCCCCTGGATGTCGCCACCCTGCCGGTATTCCCCGAGCATTGGTGGAAGACCCGCAACTTTGCCGACGGCGGCGGCTACGAGATTCCCCTCGGCAGCGGCCCCTACACCATCAGCAAGGTGGATGCCGGCAACACCATCACCTTCAAGCGTGACCCGAACTGGTGGGGCAAGGACCTGCCCATCAGCCGTGGCTTGTACAACTTCGATCACTTGAGCCTGGAATACTTCGGCGACACCGAAGTGGCGCGCCAGGTCCTGCGGGGCGGAGCCTACGACTTCAACCGCGAATTCTCTGCCACCGGCTACTCCATCGGCTACAACGGCCCGGCCCTCGACGATGGTCGCCTGCAGCGCGCGCACCTGGCCAAGGAGGCGCCGCAACCTGCCCAGGGTTACGTGTTCAACGTGCAAAAGCCAATGTTCAAGGACCGCCGCGTGCGCCAGGCCCTGGCCATGCTGTGGGACTTCGAGTGGGCCAACCGGCAGATGATGCGCAACATGTACATCCGCCAGCAAAGCTTCTTCTCCAATAGCCCGCTGGCGGCGACTCAACTGCCGGATGCCCAGGAACTGGCGATTCTGGAACCTTTGCGCGGGCAGATTCCCGACGAAGTCTTCACCCAGGTGTTCAAGGCCCCCACCACTGACGGCACCGGGATGATCCGCGACAAGCAACTGCAAGCCCTGGCCCTGCTGGAACAGGCTGGCTGGAAACCCGACGGCGACAAACTGGTAAATGCCGAAGGAGAGCCGCTGGAGTTCACCTTCCTCAACGCCCAGAACGGCCTTGAGCGCCTGTTGTTGCCGTATAAACGCAACCTGGCGCAGATCGGCATCACCCTCAATATCCGCCGTATCGACTCCTCGCAATACGTCAACCGCCTGATGGCCCGGGATTACGACATGATCGTCACCGGTTTCCCGGTCACCACCTCGCCGGGGATGGAGTTGTACAACTACTTTGGCTCGGCCGCCGCGTTTGATACCGGCGCCAACAACTACATGGTCCTCAAGGACCCAGCCGTGGACAGCCTGATCAACGGCCTGGTCAAGGCCAACACCCAGTCGCAGATGCTCAGTTACGCCCACGCCCTGGACCGCGTGCTGCAATGGAATTACCTGTGGATTCCCAACTACTACCCGCCGGGCACCTCCGCCGCGTGGTGGAACCGCTTCGGCCGCCCAGCCGTGGAAGCCAAGACCGATGAGGCCCTGGAAACCTGGTGGGAAATCAGCCCCACGCCGCTGACCAATGAACAGATGAAAGCCGAACTGACCAAACGCCCGGGAGCCCACTGA
- the tssA gene encoding type VI secretion system protein TssA, with translation MVYSDRLSDYYLKLAQAPNSTVSYAGADMRFSTEYEALETELGKTHSIHGNSQPDWQWVVEKGEALLRHQSKDLRVAVWLTWALHQRESFPGLLAGLGLLRYLCEHHWAVVYPVKLRTRSAAFGWLVPRLEQALGQHLPFKEQRSLFHCMLEHLTRLDELLTQHLGDEAPSLLPIRRRLSDGLQQATVSDSPPNGIAGVSDQVRPVATQQLAPEPVVDNEKDAHKLLRALQENARPLSAWWQRQNATDLRALRLNRTLTWLTITSLPECDNEQVTPLRGPAPDKLKRYQERFAQGQHADLLLELEASLACAPFWFDGLYRLWECLQTLQADLAMTELEVHFALLLQRLPGLVQLRFHDGTPFADSVTRGWINTQVVRHLQSPVPARSALDAQAAPWDKALHDVVPVLRKDGFKAAVQSLKQSMQTATGERARFHWRLGLARLSVLAGKHDLAKVQLDHLDHELQQSGLQRWEPELAVEVLQLLHGCCDVLPQSHSVRERKEDVHRRLCHFDLEAVLE, from the coding sequence ATGGTTTATTCAGACAGGCTTTCCGATTATTACCTGAAACTTGCGCAGGCACCCAACTCGACAGTGAGTTATGCGGGCGCGGATATGCGTTTTTCCACTGAATATGAGGCACTTGAAACCGAACTGGGCAAGACGCATTCCATACACGGTAACAGCCAGCCTGACTGGCAATGGGTAGTGGAAAAAGGCGAGGCTCTGTTACGCCACCAGTCCAAGGACTTGCGGGTTGCTGTCTGGTTGACCTGGGCATTGCATCAGCGTGAGTCCTTTCCAGGATTGCTCGCAGGCCTCGGATTGCTGCGCTACCTCTGTGAGCATCATTGGGCGGTCGTGTACCCGGTCAAACTGCGTACCCGCAGTGCCGCATTTGGCTGGCTGGTTCCGCGCCTTGAGCAGGCGCTTGGGCAACATCTTCCGTTCAAGGAGCAGCGCTCCCTGTTCCACTGCATGCTCGAACACCTGACCCGGCTGGATGAACTATTGACCCAGCATCTCGGCGACGAGGCGCCATCGTTACTGCCGATTCGCAGGCGGCTCTCGGACGGGTTGCAGCAGGCCACCGTGAGTGACTCCCCGCCAAACGGTATCGCAGGGGTAAGCGACCAGGTCAGGCCGGTGGCGACTCAACAGCTGGCCCCCGAGCCTGTGGTGGATAACGAAAAGGACGCCCATAAGCTGCTGCGTGCGCTGCAAGAGAATGCCCGGCCTTTGTCTGCCTGGTGGCAGCGCCAGAATGCCACTGACCTGCGCGCGCTGCGTCTGAACCGAACGTTGACCTGGCTGACGATCACCAGCCTCCCGGAATGTGACAACGAACAGGTCACGCCTTTGCGAGGCCCGGCGCCGGACAAGCTCAAGCGCTACCAGGAGCGCTTTGCCCAAGGGCAACACGCCGACCTGTTGTTGGAACTTGAGGCCAGCCTGGCCTGCGCACCTTTCTGGTTTGACGGCTTGTACAGGTTATGGGAGTGCCTGCAGACACTTCAGGCCGATTTGGCCATGACCGAGCTGGAAGTGCACTTCGCCTTGTTGCTCCAGCGTTTGCCTGGCCTCGTGCAGTTGCGCTTTCACGATGGAACGCCATTCGCTGACTCCGTTACCCGGGGCTGGATCAACACTCAGGTTGTCCGCCATTTGCAAAGTCCGGTGCCAGCCCGGTCGGCACTTGATGCCCAGGCTGCGCCTTGGGACAAAGCGTTGCACGACGTCGTGCCCGTGCTGCGCAAGGACGGATTCAAGGCGGCCGTTCAATCTCTCAAGCAAAGCATGCAAACCGCCACAGGTGAGCGTGCCCGATTTCATTGGCGGCTTGGCCTCGCCAGGTTGTCTGTGCTGGCGGGCAAGCATGACCTTGCCAAAGTCCAGCTTGACCACCTGGACCACGAACTGCAGCAGTCAGGCTTGCAGCGCTGGGAGCCTGAATTGGCGGTTGAGGTGCTGCAACTCCTGCATGGCTGTTGTGACGTGTTGCCGCAAAGCCACTCTGTGCGTGAGCGCAAGGAAGATGTCCATCGCAGGCTGTGCCACTTCGATCTTGAAGCGGTACTTGAATAG